From Pseudopipra pipra isolate bDixPip1 chromosome 9, bDixPip1.hap1, whole genome shotgun sequence, a single genomic window includes:
- the ZNF281 gene encoding zinc finger protein 281, translated as MKLGSGFLGGGKRAAAMEPTFPPGMVMFNHRLPPVTSFARAAAPPPPAQHPPQCVLPPAAAAASSTAGEPPAPPPPQDVTFKKEPAGAFPSAPSSQRSPWGFLQSLVSIKQEKPSEQEEEEQQPQHHHHYGGLFGGAAEERPPGLGSGSGEGAGQSVIQDLSLLHHLHQHPHRDLLLTGRGEGAPGSAGEPKHDAQVKKAKRPKPETQGIKAKRKPSASSKPPLVGDGEGAVASPSQKPHVCEHCSAAFRSSYHLRRHVLIHTGERPFQCSQCSMGFIQKYLLQRHEKIHSREKPFGCDQCSMKFIQKYHMERHKRTHSGEKPYKCDTCQQYFSRTDRLLKHRRTCGEAIGKAGPGMEPGSSNSMGSLAALSQGNTSSSRRKSKTKSTSTENKGNKCSSKIAESQVTSNVAMPSYAVDIPIVSSSGGLVGTGIEELQKKVPKLVLKKASRKQADKNYLNFVSPLPDILGQKPLSGKQSGSLGLVANTGVETIGLLQSTGGKPGQISSNYDDAMQFSKKRRYLQTASSNSAFSLNVGHMTSQQSVIQSPGVSVMDNEAPLSLIDSASLNSEIKSCHDKSGIPDEVLQSLLDQYSHKSEGQKEDPFSITEQRVDLHTSGEHSEMVQEENLSPNSQTVSNDKASMLQEYSKYLQQAFERTTNSTGFAFGPSFQFVSLSSTLHNHTLFPDKQIYTTSPLECGFSQSVTSVLPTALPKPPFGMLLGSQPGFYLSALEASHQQLTPSQELDDLIDPQKNLETSSNYQSASQKLTGQKEQKNLESSTSFQIPSQELTSQIDPQKDIEPRATYQIENFAQAFGSQFKSGSRVPMTFITNSNGEVDHRVRTSVSDFSGYTNMMSDVSEPCSTRVKTPTSQSYR; from the coding sequence ATGAAACTCGGCAGCGGCTTCCTCGGCGGCGGCAAGAGGGCGGCGGCCATGGAGCCCACGTTCCCCCCCGGCATGGTGATGTTCAACCACCGCCTGCCCCCGGTCACCAGCTTCGCCCGggcggccgcgccccccccgccggCCCAGCACCCCCCGCAGTGCGTGTTACctccggccgccgccgccgcttccTCCACGGCGGGCGAGCCCCCGGCGCCTCCGCCCCCGCAGGACGTGACTTTCAAGAAGGAGCCGGCGGGGGCTTTCCCCTCCGCGCCCTCCTCGCAGAGGAGCCCCTGGGGCTTTCTGCAGTCCCTGGTGAGCATCAAGCAAGAGAAGCCCAgcgagcaggaggaggaggagcagcagccgcAGCACCATCACCACTACGGGGGGCTCTTCGGGGGAGCGGCGGAGGAGAGACCCCCCGGCCTGGGCAGCGGCAGCGGCGAAGGAGCCGGCCAGAGCGTGATCCAGGACCTCAGCCTTCTTCACCACCTGCACCAGCATCCCCACCGAGACCTGCTGCTGACCGGCAGAGGCGAGGGCGCCCCAGGGAGCGCAGGTGAGCCAAAGCACGACGCCCAGGTCAAGAAGGCAAAGAGGCCAAAGCCAGAAACTCAGGGAATCAAAGCCAAGCGGAAGCCAAGCGCTTCATCCAAACCCCCCCTGGTGGGAGATGGGGAAGGTGCCGTTGCGTCCCCCAGCCAGAAACCTCACGTCTGCGAACACTGCAGTGCTGCCTTCAGGAGTTCCTATCACTTACGCAGGCACGTGCTCATCCACACCGGAGAGAGGCCTTTCCAGTGCAGCCAGTGCAGCATGGGCTTCATCCAGAAGTACTTACTGCAGAGACATGAAAAGATCCACAGTAGAGAGAAGCCTTTTGGGTGTGACCAGTGCAGTATGAAGTTCATCCAGAAGTACCACATGGAAAGACACAAGAGGACGCATAGTGGAGAAAAGCCATACAAATGTGACACTTGTCAGCAGTATTTTTCAAGGACTGATAGACTGTTGAAGCACAGAAGAACATGTGGTGAAGCCATAGGTAAAGCAGGGCCTGGAATGGAGCCTGGATCATCAAACAGCATGGGTAGCTTGGCTGCATTGTCTCAGGGAAATACAAGTTCCTCaaggagaaaaagtaaaacaaaaagtacatccactgaaaacaaaggaaacaagTGTAGCAGCAAAATAGCTGAATCTCAAGTTACAAGTAATGTGGCCATGCCAAGTTATGCAGTTGATATTCCTATTGTGTCTTCCAGTGGTGGTCTAGTTGGCACAGGCATAgaagaacttcagaaaaaagTGCCAAAATTGGTCTTgaaaaaagcaagcagaaaacAGGCAGACAAAAATTACCTTAATTTTGTATCACCACTGCCAGATATTTTGGGGCAAAAACCACTGTCTGGGAAACAGAGTGGCTCTCTGGGCCTAGTAGCCAATACCGGTGTAGAAACTATTGGCCTTCTCCAAAGTACAGGTGGTAAACCGGGTCAAATAAGTAGCAATTACGATGATGCCATGCAGTTTTCCAAGAAAAGAAGATACTTACAAACTGCAAGCAGTAACAGTGCCTTTTCACTTAATGTTGGACACATGACTTCCCAGCAGTCCGTCATCCAGTCTCCAGGTGTTAGTGTTATGGATAACGAAGCTCCTTTATCTCTCATTGATTCAGCATCTTTAAATAGTGAAATAAAGTCTTGCCACGACAAGTCTGGTATTCCTGATGAAGTCTTACAGAGCCTTTTGGACCAGTATTCTCACAAATCAGAAGGCCAGAAAGAAGATCCTTTCAGTATAACTGAACAGCGTGTGGACTTGCACACCTCAGGAGAACATTCAGAGATGGTTCAGGAAGAAAACTTGAGCCCTAACTCTCAGACAGTTTCAAATGATAAGGCAAGCATGTTGCAAGAATACTCAAAATACCTCCAACAAGCCTTTGAAAGAACAACCAATAgcactggttttgcttttggaCCCAGTTTCCAGTTTGTTAGCTTGTCTTCAACTCTCCATAACCACACTCTGTTCCCAGACAAACAGATATACACTACATCTCCACTTGAGTGTGGCTTCAGCCAATCTGTTACCTCAGTATTGCCAACTGCGTTGCCAAAACCTCCATTTGGGATGTTGCTTGGATCTCAGCCAGGCTTTTATTTGTCTGCTTTGGAGGCTTCGCATCAACAGTTGACTCCTTCTCAAGAGCTGGATGATCTCATTGATCCGCAGAAAAACTTAGAGACTTCGTCTAACTACCAGTCAGCATCTCAGAAACTGACTGGCcagaaggaacagaaaaacTTAGAATCCTCAACGAGCTTTCAGATCCCATCTCAGGAGTTAACTAGCCAGATAGATCCTCAGAAGGACATAGAGCCTAGAGCAACCTACCAGATCGAGAACTTTGCACAAGCGTTTGGTTCTCAGTTTAAGTCGGGCAGCAGGGTGCCAATGACTTTTATCACTAACTCTAATGGAGAAGTGGACCATAGAGTAAGGACTTCAGTGTCAGATTTCTCAGGGTATACAAATATGATGTCTGATGTAAGTGAGCCATGTAGTACACGAGTAAAAACCCCAACCAGCCAGAGTTACAGGTAA